The following proteins are co-located in the Nocardia bhagyanarayanae genome:
- a CDS encoding DUF58 domain-containing protein: MTRSRHRDASATVEAELRWRPAPLVYMLACCAAVALVVAVVAARWQLVVFAAPLLGVLATAPWQQSRTRIQVDGGGTLRCFETEEVVLTVAAFVEAGHALLRLKPQTVQGLGVEIEEASDSGAAPAGLRLALSAGRWGRYPVSVRVSALSPAGLAVATAILPAGQLFVYPVTDPQRMRLPRTELPERLGTHLTRRHGPGVEYADIRAYAPGDQLRIVNWPVSARRGRLYVTERLTNRSADVVVLVDTSQQAPGPATDSLELSVRGAAQVVQSTLQAGDRTAVVCLGQGPRWLRPDIGRRQFYRIVDTVLDVGDEHIPTTGTLAPHAAVPLGAIVVAFSTLLDTQFALALIDLRKRGHVVVVVDVLRGTPFRDGLDQTLARMWQLERASMYRDMSTVGVDIVPWAQDARLDEIMRLLPEHRRTVRVRR, translated from the coding sequence ATGACCCGCTCCAGGCACCGCGACGCGAGCGCCACCGTCGAGGCCGAATTGCGGTGGCGCCCAGCGCCGCTGGTGTACATGCTGGCCTGCTGCGCGGCGGTGGCGCTGGTGGTCGCGGTCGTCGCCGCGCGGTGGCAGCTGGTGGTATTCGCCGCGCCGCTGCTCGGCGTGCTCGCGACCGCGCCGTGGCAGCAGTCGCGGACCAGGATCCAGGTCGACGGCGGCGGCACGCTGCGCTGCTTCGAGACCGAGGAGGTGGTGCTCACCGTCGCCGCCTTCGTGGAGGCGGGGCACGCGCTGCTGCGCCTGAAACCGCAGACGGTGCAAGGACTCGGGGTCGAGATCGAGGAGGCGAGCGACTCCGGGGCGGCGCCCGCCGGGCTGCGGCTGGCTCTCTCGGCCGGGCGCTGGGGTCGCTACCCGGTGTCGGTGCGGGTGTCCGCGCTCAGCCCGGCGGGGCTCGCCGTCGCGACGGCGATACTGCCCGCGGGCCAGTTGTTCGTCTACCCGGTGACCGATCCGCAGCGAATGCGCCTGCCGCGCACCGAACTTCCGGAACGGCTCGGCACCCATCTGACCCGCAGACACGGTCCGGGCGTGGAATACGCCGACATCCGCGCCTACGCGCCGGGTGACCAGCTGCGGATCGTGAACTGGCCGGTCAGCGCCCGGCGCGGGCGGCTCTACGTCACCGAGCGGCTGACCAACCGGTCCGCCGACGTCGTCGTGCTCGTCGACACCTCGCAGCAGGCGCCGGGCCCCGCGACCGATTCGCTCGAGCTGTCGGTGCGCGGCGCGGCCCAGGTCGTGCAGTCGACATTGCAGGCGGGCGACCGGACCGCGGTCGTCTGCCTCGGCCAGGGCCCGCGCTGGTTGCGGCCCGACATCGGGCGGCGCCAGTTCTACCGGATCGTCGACACGGTGCTCGATGTGGGCGACGAGCACATCCCCACCACCGGCACACTGGCGCCGCACGCCGCGGTGCCGCTCGGCGCGATCGTGGTGGCCTTCTCCACGCTGCTCGACACCCAGTTCGCGCTCGCGCTGATCGATCTGCGCAAGCGCGGGCACGTCGTGGTGGTGGTGGACGTGTTGCGCGGCACGCCGTTCCGGGACGGACTCGATCAGACGCTCGCGCGTATGTGGCAGCTGGAACGCGCCTCCATGTATCGCGACATGAGCACCGTCGGCGTCGACATCGTGCCGTGGGCGCAGGACGCCAGGCTCGACGAGATCATGCGCCTGCTGCCCGAACATCGCAGGACAGTGCGGGTGCGCCGATGA
- a CDS encoding NUDIX hydrolase has protein sequence MADRHLVDVHIMLVRGGEVLLSRRRSDDEFDGRWHLPAGKLEAGESATAGAAREAMEEIGVVVDPADLRHIHTAHVVGSGREARLGLFFEAVHWSGEPVNREPDKCYELAWFALTALPGDVIEYPAAGIRAYFTGATYSQRGWSV, from the coding sequence ATGGCCGACCGGCACCTTGTGGATGTCCACATCATGCTCGTCCGTGGCGGCGAGGTGCTGTTGAGCAGGCGGCGCAGCGACGACGAATTCGATGGTCGCTGGCACCTGCCCGCGGGCAAGCTGGAAGCGGGCGAGTCGGCCACGGCGGGCGCGGCCCGCGAGGCGATGGAGGAGATCGGCGTGGTCGTCGATCCCGCCGACCTGCGCCACATTCACACCGCGCACGTCGTCGGTTCTGGGCGCGAAGCTCGCCTCGGGCTGTTCTTCGAGGCCGTGCACTGGTCCGGCGAACCCGTCAATCGCGAGCCCGACAAGTGCTACGAGCTGGCCTGGTTCGCCTTGACGGCATTGCCGGGTGATGTCATCGAGTACCCGGCCGCGGGTATCCGCGCCTACTTCACCGGCGCCACCTACTCCCAACGCGGCTGGTCCGTCTAG
- a CDS encoding TetR/AcrR family transcriptional regulator has protein sequence MSTTDRRTRIVDAAIELIARRGLRALTHRALDTELELPPGSSSYYFRTKRALIEAIADRIADRSRSDFGAARFEAPETAGLPSIAHGIAVWLDRLLLERRDHLIARHALIVDLIGDPELHGRLANSLFSTERARELFRATGFPDPDTAAADFVAVLEGAVFDRFAGNRSALPAGTPASITQLTTLLTAYLRH, from the coding sequence ATGTCCACAACCGACCGGCGCACCCGGATCGTCGACGCGGCAATCGAACTGATCGCCCGGCGTGGCCTGCGCGCGCTGACGCACCGAGCGCTGGACACCGAGCTGGAACTGCCGCCCGGATCGTCCTCCTATTACTTCCGCACCAAACGCGCCCTGATCGAGGCGATCGCCGACCGGATAGCCGACCGTTCCCGAAGCGATTTCGGCGCGGCGCGGTTCGAGGCGCCCGAGACGGCCGGCCTGCCATCCATCGCACACGGCATCGCGGTCTGGCTGGACCGGCTGCTCCTCGAACGCCGCGACCACCTGATCGCCCGGCACGCACTGATCGTCGACCTCATCGGCGACCCGGAGTTGCACGGTCGCCTTGCCAACAGTCTCTTCTCGACGGAACGCGCCCGAGAACTGTTCCGCGCCACCGGCTTCCCCGACCCGGACACCGCCGCCGCCGACTTCGTCGCCGTCCTGGAGGGCGCGGTCTTCGACCGCTTCGCGGGCAACCGCAGCGCTCTGCCCGCGGGCACCCCGGCCAGCATCACGCAGCTGACCACCCTGCTGACGGCCTACCTTCGCCACTGA
- a CDS encoding lipid-transfer protein, with the protein MTEHELSGRAAIVGIGATDFSKDSGRSELRLAAEAVTAALADAGLTPADVDGLTTFTMDTNTQAAVARATGIPQLKFFSHIGYGGGAACATVQQAAMAVATGIADVVVAYRAFNERSVSRFGQFSTALATAPTSSGIDAGWSYPHGLGTPAAQVAMVARRYMHVYGATSEDFGRVAVADRKHAAVNPDAFFYGKPITLEDHQNSRWIAEPLHLLDCCQESDGGVAIVVTSVERARDLPQRPAVIVGAAQGSGADQYVMTSYYRDAMTGLPEMGLVGEQLWAQSGLGPQDMQAAILYDHFTPFVLMQLEELGFCGRGEAKDFIKDGAIELGGRLPLNTHGGQLGEAYIHGMNGIAEAVRQIRGTSVNQVDSLRNVLVTAGTGVPTSGLVLSAN; encoded by the coding sequence ATGACTGAGCACGAACTGTCGGGACGCGCGGCCATCGTCGGCATCGGCGCCACCGATTTCTCCAAGGACTCCGGCCGCAGCGAGTTGCGCTTGGCGGCCGAGGCGGTGACGGCCGCGCTCGCCGACGCGGGCCTCACGCCCGCCGACGTGGACGGCCTGACCACCTTCACCATGGACACCAACACCCAGGCCGCGGTCGCAAGGGCGACGGGGATACCGCAGCTGAAGTTCTTCAGCCACATCGGTTACGGCGGCGGCGCGGCCTGCGCGACCGTGCAGCAGGCCGCCATGGCGGTGGCCACCGGCATCGCCGACGTGGTGGTCGCCTATCGTGCGTTCAACGAGCGTTCGGTGTCGCGGTTCGGTCAGTTCTCCACGGCGCTGGCCACCGCGCCGACCTCCTCGGGCATCGACGCGGGCTGGTCCTATCCGCATGGGCTGGGCACGCCCGCCGCGCAGGTCGCCATGGTGGCTCGCCGCTACATGCACGTCTACGGCGCGACCAGCGAGGATTTCGGCCGGGTCGCCGTGGCCGACCGCAAGCACGCCGCGGTGAACCCGGACGCCTTCTTCTACGGCAAGCCGATCACCCTGGAGGACCACCAGAACTCGCGCTGGATCGCCGAGCCGCTGCACCTGCTCGACTGCTGCCAGGAGTCCGACGGCGGCGTCGCCATCGTGGTGACCAGCGTCGAGCGGGCCCGCGACCTGCCGCAGCGGCCCGCGGTGATCGTCGGCGCCGCGCAGGGTTCCGGCGCGGACCAGTACGTGATGACCAGCTACTACCGCGACGCCATGACCGGTCTGCCGGAAATGGGCCTCGTCGGCGAACAGCTCTGGGCGCAAAGCGGTTTGGGGCCGCAGGACATGCAGGCCGCGATCCTCTACGACCACTTCACCCCGTTCGTGCTCATGCAGCTCGAGGAACTCGGGTTCTGCGGTCGCGGCGAGGCCAAGGATTTCATCAAGGATGGCGCGATCGAGCTCGGCGGCAGGCTGCCGCTCAACACGCACGGCGGCCAGCTCGGCGAGGCGTACATCCACGGCATGAACGGCATCGCCGAAGCGGTGCGCCAGATTCGCGGCACCTCCGTCAACCAGGTCGACTCGCTGCGCAACGTTCTGGTCACCGCGGGCACCGGCGTGCCGACCTCCGGTCTGGTGCTCAGCGCCAACTGA
- a CDS encoding MaoC family dehydratase, which translates to MRATAEPTSVQVGATLPELVVHADPTFVISTALATRDFQDVHHDRDKAVARGSKDIFVNILTDTGLVQRFVTDWSGPRAIVKSIALRLGVPLYAGDTLTLTGTVSAVDGDDIHIDVVGRDSLGDHITAKVVMALRGNND; encoded by the coding sequence ATGAGGGCCACCGCGGAACCCACTTCCGTGCAGGTCGGCGCGACGCTGCCGGAACTGGTCGTGCACGCCGACCCGACCTTCGTGATCAGCACGGCGCTCGCCACCCGCGATTTCCAGGACGTGCACCACGACAGGGACAAGGCCGTCGCGCGCGGATCGAAGGACATCTTCGTCAACATCCTCACCGACACCGGCCTGGTGCAGCGCTTCGTCACCGACTGGTCGGGCCCGCGCGCCATCGTGAAGTCGATCGCGCTGCGCCTCGGGGTGCCGCTGTACGCGGGCGACACCTTGACCCTCACCGGCACCGTGAGCGCGGTCGACGGCGACGACATCCACATCGACGTCGTCGGGCGCGACAGCCTCGGCGACCACATCACGGCGAAGGTCGTCATGGCGCTGCGGGGTAACAATGACTGA
- a CDS encoding DUF4129 domain-containing protein, which translates to MIVLITLLAVAAIALRGHIPGVVETADRRSGPSALALALMPVLLTVSVVILIAGVIASQHRLPLAMPEVDRAEERPQWRLGRVGLLVLAALAGLALVLAAASAVFFVGVGREVQPSEPTPATGEGAPPEHLPTTPPPQPGGAESLTGTSLVLTIVGAGVLVGVALVGLVVVAATARRKPVAAPPLETPAPPTAVDSLARAAEMGLAAMNAPGQEPRDAIIACYVAMERGLAVDRAAAPLASDTPMEVLARAFERGALHDASARELVALFEEARFSPHSMLEWQRMRAEQLLRIVLADLQGEVVVAG; encoded by the coding sequence GTGATCGTGCTGATCACGCTGCTGGCCGTTGCCGCCATCGCGTTGCGCGGGCACATTCCCGGCGTGGTCGAGACCGCTGATCGTCGCTCGGGCCCCTCCGCGCTCGCCTTGGCGCTGATGCCGGTGTTGCTCACGGTCTCGGTGGTGATCCTGATCGCGGGAGTGATCGCCAGCCAGCACCGGCTGCCGCTCGCCATGCCCGAAGTCGATCGTGCGGAGGAACGCCCCCAATGGCGACTCGGCCGGGTCGGTCTGCTGGTGCTCGCGGCGCTGGCCGGGCTCGCGCTGGTCTTGGCCGCCGCCTCCGCCGTGTTCTTCGTCGGCGTCGGAAGGGAAGTGCAGCCGTCCGAGCCGACACCCGCCACCGGCGAGGGCGCGCCGCCCGAACACCTCCCCACCACGCCGCCGCCCCAGCCCGGCGGAGCCGAGAGCCTGACCGGAACCAGTTTGGTTCTGACGATCGTCGGCGCGGGCGTCCTGGTCGGTGTCGCGCTGGTCGGTCTGGTGGTGGTCGCCGCGACGGCCCGCCGCAAGCCGGTCGCCGCGCCGCCATTGGAGACACCCGCGCCGCCGACCGCCGTCGACTCGCTCGCCAGGGCCGCCGAAATGGGTCTTGCCGCGATGAACGCGCCTGGCCAGGAGCCGCGCGACGCCATCATCGCCTGCTATGTCGCCATGGAGCGCGGTCTGGCCGTCGACCGCGCGGCCGCACCGCTGGCCTCCGACACCCCGATGGAAGTGCTGGCCCGCGCTTTCGAGCGCGGCGCGCTGCACGACGCGTCCGCCCGCGAGCTGGTCGCGCTCTTCGAGGAGGCCAGGTTCAGCCCGCACTCGATGCTCGAGTGGCAGCGCATGCGCGCCGAACAACTGCTGCGCATCGTGCTCGCCGACCTGCAAGGAGAGGTGGTGGTGGCCGGATGA
- the kstD gene encoding 3-oxosteroid 1-dehydrogenase, which translates to MTDPVLEPHSYDVVVVGSGAAGMTAALTAAHHGLSAVIIEKAAHYGGSTARSGGGVWIPGNKALRASGRPDDREDARTYLHSIVGDVVPKDRIDTYIDRGAEAFDFVLDHTPLKMKWVPGYSDYYPEAPGGLGEGRSCEPKPFNLKVLGAEKDKLEPPYAKAPLNVVVMQADFVRLNLIRRHPKGMMRAMRVGARTYWAKFTGKHIVGMGQAIIAAMRKGLMDANVPVLLNTPMTELVVENGVVTGVRALVDGKPVVFTARHGVVLGSGGFEHNAEMRAKYQRQPITTEWTTGAAANTGDGIRAGIEAGGAIDFMEDAWWGPTVFKGGRPWFALAERNLPGCIIVNRDGKRFGNESAPYVEAGHTMYGGEYGQGEGPGENIPAWLVFDQRYRNRYIFAGLQPGLRFPSRWMENDNIVKADSLEELASAIGVPAENLAATVERFNKFAETGTDEDFGRGNSHYDRYYGDPTVKPNPCLAGLVQGPFYAAKIVPGDLGTKGGLVADSAGRVLREDGSTIEGLYASGNCSTPVMGHTYAGPGATIGPAITFGYLAVLDIAKRKQEQATAAATSEA; encoded by the coding sequence ATGACAGATCCGGTTCTCGAGCCACACAGCTACGACGTGGTGGTGGTCGGCAGCGGCGCCGCGGGCATGACCGCCGCCCTCACCGCGGCCCACCACGGCCTCAGCGCGGTCATCATCGAAAAGGCCGCGCACTACGGCGGGTCGACCGCGCGCTCCGGTGGCGGCGTGTGGATTCCCGGCAACAAGGCGCTGCGTGCGTCGGGTCGCCCCGACGACCGGGAAGACGCGCGCACCTACCTGCACAGCATCGTCGGCGACGTGGTGCCCAAGGACCGGATCGACACCTACATCGACCGCGGCGCCGAGGCCTTCGACTTCGTGCTGGACCACACACCGCTGAAGATGAAGTGGGTGCCCGGGTACTCGGACTACTACCCGGAGGCGCCCGGCGGTCTCGGCGAGGGACGCTCCTGCGAGCCCAAGCCGTTCAACCTCAAAGTCCTGGGCGCGGAGAAGGACAAGCTGGAACCTCCGTACGCCAAGGCGCCGCTGAACGTGGTCGTCATGCAGGCGGATTTCGTCCGCCTCAACCTCATCCGCCGCCACCCCAAGGGCATGATGCGCGCCATGCGCGTCGGCGCGCGCACCTACTGGGCGAAGTTCACCGGCAAGCACATCGTGGGCATGGGTCAGGCCATCATCGCCGCCATGCGCAAGGGGCTCATGGACGCGAACGTGCCGGTGCTGCTGAACACGCCGATGACGGAACTCGTCGTGGAGAACGGCGTGGTCACGGGCGTGCGGGCGCTGGTGGACGGCAAGCCAGTCGTGTTCACCGCGCGCCACGGCGTCGTGCTCGGCAGCGGCGGTTTCGAGCACAACGCGGAGATGCGCGCGAAGTACCAGCGCCAGCCCATCACCACCGAGTGGACGACGGGCGCGGCGGCCAACACCGGCGACGGCATCCGCGCGGGCATCGAGGCGGGCGGCGCGATCGACTTCATGGAAGACGCCTGGTGGGGGCCGACCGTCTTCAAGGGTGGCCGCCCGTGGTTCGCCCTCGCCGAGCGCAATCTGCCCGGCTGCATCATCGTCAACCGCGACGGCAAGCGATTCGGTAATGAGTCGGCTCCTTACGTCGAGGCTGGGCACACCATGTACGGCGGCGAATACGGGCAGGGCGAGGGGCCGGGCGAGAACATCCCGGCCTGGCTGGTGTTCGACCAGCGCTATCGCAACCGCTACATCTTCGCCGGATTGCAGCCTGGTCTGCGCTTTCCGTCCCGCTGGATGGAAAACGACAACATCGTCAAGGCCGACAGCCTGGAAGAGCTGGCGTCCGCGATCGGCGTGCCGGCGGAGAATCTGGCCGCGACCGTCGAGCGGTTCAACAAGTTCGCCGAGACCGGTACCGACGAGGACTTCGGCCGCGGCAACAGCCACTACGACCGCTACTACGGCGACCCCACGGTGAAGCCGAACCCCTGCCTCGCCGGCCTGGTGCAGGGCCCGTTCTACGCGGCCAAGATCGTGCCCGGCGATCTCGGCACCAAGGGCGGTCTCGTCGCCGACTCGGCGGGCCGGGTGCTGCGCGAAGACGGCAGCACCATCGAGGGCCTCTACGCCTCGGGCAACTGCTCGACGCCGGTCATGGGCCACACCTACGCCGGACCCGGCGCGACCATCGGACCCGCGATCACCTTCGGCTACCTCGCCGTCCTCGACATCGCCAAGCGCAAGCAGGAGCAGGCCACGGCGGCGGCGACCTCCGAGGCCTGA
- a CDS encoding AAA family ATPase, whose translation MTMPLDVTVQRTEAVLRELGRVVVGKRDELQLIMIAVLSGGHVLIEDLPGLGKTLIARSFAAALGLDFTRVQFTPDLLPADLLGSTIYDMNSGRFNFRRGPVFTNVLLADEVNRTPPKTQAALLEAMAEGQVSIDGETFPLPQPFIVLATDNPIEYEGTYPLPEAQLDRFAIQLRLGYLSEHDETQMIRRRLERGATPPQVGQVVDANGLLEMRQSVEYVTVHPDVVGYVVALAGATRGHPQVEVGASPRAELDLVQMSRARALLLGRDYVIPEDVKALAIPAMAHRITLRPEMWVRRIRGEDVIAELLRRLPVPRATVT comes from the coding sequence ATGACGATGCCACTGGACGTGACCGTCCAGCGAACCGAGGCGGTGCTGCGGGAGCTGGGCCGCGTCGTCGTGGGCAAGCGCGACGAACTACAGCTGATCATGATCGCCGTGCTGTCCGGTGGGCACGTCCTCATCGAGGACCTGCCCGGACTCGGCAAGACGCTGATCGCCAGATCCTTCGCCGCCGCGCTCGGCCTGGACTTCACCCGGGTGCAGTTCACCCCCGATCTGCTGCCCGCCGACCTGCTCGGCTCCACCATCTACGACATGAACTCGGGCCGGTTCAACTTCCGGCGCGGCCCGGTCTTCACCAACGTGCTGCTGGCCGACGAGGTGAACCGCACCCCGCCGAAGACCCAGGCCGCGCTGCTGGAGGCGATGGCGGAGGGACAGGTCAGCATCGACGGCGAGACCTTCCCGCTGCCGCAGCCGTTCATCGTGCTCGCCACCGACAACCCCATCGAATACGAGGGCACCTACCCGCTGCCCGAGGCGCAGCTGGACCGCTTCGCCATCCAGCTGCGGCTCGGCTACCTCTCCGAGCACGACGAGACCCAGATGATCCGCAGACGCCTCGAGCGTGGCGCGACGCCGCCGCAGGTCGGTCAGGTGGTCGACGCCAACGGGCTGCTGGAGATGCGGCAGTCGGTCGAGTACGTCACGGTGCATCCCGACGTGGTGGGTTACGTCGTCGCACTGGCGGGGGCGACCCGCGGCCACCCGCAGGTCGAGGTCGGCGCGAGTCCGCGCGCCGAACTGGATCTGGTGCAGATGTCGCGCGCCCGCGCGCTGCTGCTCGGCCGGGACTACGTCATCCCGGAAGACGTGAAGGCGCTGGCGATTCCAGCCATGGCGCACCGGATCACGCTGCGCCCGGAGATGTGGGTGCGCCGGATTCGCGGCGAGGACGTTATCGCCGAACTGCTGCGCCGCCTTCCGGTCCCGCGCGCCACCGTGACATGA
- the zapE gene encoding cell division protein ZapE, producing the protein MTIELDQDQRAAADRLARLVDRRGRPVKGARGVYLHGRPGRGKTMLMDRFLATVDAERAKRYHFHWFFAELHRAAHETGSIDTAIERLLGAARLVCFDEFHVHDIGDAMLVARMLEALFARRISFVLTSNYPPERLLPNPLFHDRFVPTIARIVEHSDVVSVDGPTDYRTLRKRDAARGFAAGRYLIGCVPSESEAETLAEPALRRASAADPMTVPVGTARVVAALTIPIGDRTLRARAVEGDAITLDFTALCGTPTSAADYVDLARRFRRWTIRDVPRLREVPPDWAMRLVNLVDVLYDADLELTFCAAAPLPELVDGVVGVPDISRTASRLCEISQAVSAAAG; encoded by the coding sequence ATGACGATCGAACTCGACCAGGATCAGCGCGCGGCGGCCGACCGGCTGGCTCGTCTGGTGGATCGGCGCGGCCGCCCGGTCAAGGGTGCGCGCGGCGTCTACCTGCACGGCCGACCCGGCCGCGGCAAGACCATGCTGATGGACCGCTTCCTCGCCACCGTCGACGCCGAGCGCGCGAAGCGCTACCACTTCCACTGGTTCTTCGCCGAATTGCACAGGGCAGCCCACGAAACCGGTTCGATCGACACCGCCATCGAGCGTCTGCTCGGTGCCGCGCGCTTGGTCTGCTTCGACGAGTTCCACGTGCACGACATCGGCGACGCCATGCTGGTCGCCCGCATGCTGGAGGCGCTCTTCGCCCGGCGCATCTCGTTCGTGCTCACCTCGAACTACCCGCCCGAGCGGCTGCTGCCGAATCCGCTGTTCCACGACCGGTTCGTGCCGACCATCGCGCGCATCGTCGAGCATTCGGACGTGGTCTCGGTGGACGGCCCCACCGACTACCGCACACTGCGCAAGCGTGACGCCGCAAGGGGTTTCGCCGCCGGACGCTACCTGATCGGCTGCGTGCCGAGCGAGAGCGAAGCGGAGACGCTCGCCGAACCCGCCCTCCGCCGTGCCTCCGCAGCCGATCCGATGACGGTCCCCGTCGGCACCGCTCGCGTGGTCGCGGCGCTCACGATCCCGATCGGCGATCGCACACTCCGAGCCCGCGCGGTCGAAGGCGACGCGATCACTCTCGACTTCACCGCGCTGTGCGGCACCCCCACCTCGGCCGCCGACTACGTGGACCTGGCCCGGCGCTTCCGGCGCTGGACGATCCGGGACGTCCCTCGGTTGCGCGAGGTGCCGCCGGACTGGGCGATGCGTCTGGTGAATCTCGTCGACGTGCTCTACGACGCGGACCTGGAACTGACGTTCTGCGCCGCGGCGCCCCTGCCGGAACTGGTCGACGGGGTGGTCGGCGTTCCGGACATTTCACGCACCGCCAGCCGTCTCTGTGAGATCTCACAAGCGGTGAGCGCCGCGGCTGGGTAG
- a CDS encoding bifunctional MaoC family dehydratase N-terminal/OB-fold nucleic acid binding domain-containing protein codes for MPDTSTPEAIVAAAEKIIAAGECAPRLARDPVNQPMINNWVEAIGDTNPIYVDEAAARAAGHPGIVAPPAMAQVWTMFGLNGVRPADDPMGATTELLDEAGFTSVVGTNCEQIYHRYLVPGEQVSVTSRLESITGPKRTGLGDGWFVTFRTSWRVGDELVTEMLFRILKFAPGTAAAPAKPAGERVKPLVSWDTEFFWEGAKLGELRIQKLPDGTLRHPPIPALWKDKSEQTDYVVASGRGTVFSYVVHHAPKVPGRQLPFVVALVELEEGVRMLGELRGIDPAEVEIGLPVRVEFEKLDDEAVLPYWMVNK; via the coding sequence GTGCCGGACACGTCAACGCCGGAAGCGATCGTCGCCGCCGCCGAGAAGATCATCGCGGCGGGCGAGTGCGCGCCGCGCCTCGCGCGCGACCCGGTGAACCAGCCGATGATCAACAACTGGGTCGAGGCCATCGGCGACACCAACCCGATCTACGTCGACGAGGCCGCCGCCCGCGCCGCGGGCCACCCGGGCATCGTCGCACCGCCCGCCATGGCGCAGGTGTGGACCATGTTCGGGCTCAACGGTGTTCGCCCGGCCGACGACCCGATGGGCGCCACCACCGAACTGCTCGACGAGGCGGGCTTCACCTCGGTGGTCGGCACCAACTGCGAGCAGATCTACCACCGCTACCTGGTGCCCGGTGAACAGGTGAGCGTCACCAGCCGGCTGGAGAGCATCACCGGACCCAAGCGCACCGGGCTCGGCGACGGCTGGTTCGTCACCTTCCGCACTTCGTGGCGAGTCGGCGACGAGCTCGTCACCGAAATGCTGTTCCGCATCCTGAAGTTCGCGCCCGGCACGGCCGCCGCCCCGGCGAAGCCCGCGGGGGAGCGGGTCAAGCCGCTGGTCTCGTGGGACACCGAATTCTTCTGGGAGGGCGCGAAACTCGGCGAACTGCGGATCCAGAAGCTGCCGGACGGCACGCTGCGGCATCCGCCGATCCCCGCCCTGTGGAAGGACAAATCCGAGCAGACCGACTACGTGGTCGCCTCGGGGCGCGGCACGGTGTTCAGCTACGTCGTGCATCACGCGCCGAAAGTGCCTGGACGGCAACTGCCGTTCGTGGTCGCGCTTGTCGAATTGGAGGAGGGCGTGCGCATGCTCGGTGAACTGCGCGGCATCGACCCGGCCGAGGTCGAGATCGGCCTGCCGGTGCGGGTGGAGTTCGAGAAGCTCGACGACGAGGCCGTGCTGCCGTATTGGATGGTGAACAAATGA
- a CDS encoding MaoC/PaaZ C-terminal domain-containing protein produces the protein MPIDPKIALGAELPSREFAWTPSDVQLYQLGLGAGARWTDAAELRYLDDREPQVLPSFATVAQTLHETEPPKVSFPGIDIDLAKVVHGHQEVEVHRPIPAAGKATSTGRISELWDKGSAAVVVQEHTITGSDGAPLWTTRSSIFAKGEGGFGGERGPSTKSELPDRAPDFDVTTRTLPQQALLYRMLGDRNPLHSDPEFARAAGFPNPILHGLCTYGIVCKTATDTALDADASRVTGFRARFAGVLYPGETIRTRIWRTDGELVIAATVVEREDAPVLADVSLKFS, from the coding sequence ATGCCCATCGACCCGAAGATCGCGCTCGGCGCGGAACTGCCGAGCCGGGAGTTCGCGTGGACGCCGTCGGATGTGCAGCTCTATCAGCTCGGGCTCGGCGCCGGCGCGCGGTGGACCGACGCCGCCGAGCTGCGCTACCTCGACGACCGGGAGCCGCAGGTGCTGCCGAGCTTCGCGACCGTCGCGCAGACTCTGCACGAGACCGAGCCGCCCAAGGTGAGCTTCCCGGGTATCGACATCGACCTGGCGAAGGTGGTGCACGGACACCAGGAGGTGGAGGTGCACCGCCCGATCCCCGCCGCGGGCAAGGCGACGAGCACCGGGCGGATCAGCGAGCTCTGGGACAAGGGCTCGGCCGCGGTGGTCGTGCAGGAGCACACCATCACCGGCTCCGACGGCGCGCCGCTGTGGACCACCCGCTCGTCCATCTTCGCCAAGGGTGAAGGCGGCTTCGGCGGCGAGCGAGGCCCGAGCACCAAGTCGGAACTGCCCGATCGCGCACCGGATTTCGACGTCACGACACGCACCCTGCCGCAGCAGGCGCTGCTGTACCGGATGCTCGGCGACCGCAACCCGCTGCACTCCGACCCCGAATTCGCCCGCGCCGCAGGGTTCCCCAACCCGATCCTGCACGGCCTGTGCACGTACGGAATCGTCTGCAAGACGGCGACCGACACCGCCCTGGACGCCGACGCGAGCCGCGTCACCGGTTTCCGCGCGCGCTTCGCGGGTGTGCTCTACCCGGGCGAGACCATCCGGACCCGGATCTGGCGCACCGACGGTGAACTCGTCATCGCCGCGACCGTGGTCGAGCGCGAGGACGCTCCGGTGCTCGCGGATGTCAGCCTGAAGTTCAGCTAG